Genomic DNA from Pirellulales bacterium:
TCCACCGGACGCTTGCTGCCTTCTCCCTGCTGGACCGTGGTCGAACGCTGGCCACTCATCAAGTCGCTCTATCCGAGCGCCACTGCCGAGCCTGCACCGACTCTGCCCGACACGATCCGCAAAAATTGGGAATCGGCTGAAGCGATCGTCACATTGATCCGCGGCCGGATGCAAATAAGCGGGCCTGTGACGGCGATTGAATTGAGCGCGAAACTGTCTTTGGAGCCCAATCGCGTGTTTGCCGCGCTCGAAGCCGTCGAAGGCGAGGGAAGCGTAATGCGCGGTTATTTTACCACAGATTCTGCCAGTCAAGCCGCGAACGCAGGCGATCGAAGTGACGCGACATCGACATTGACCAACGCTTCAGTCGTTGACGCTCCTGGTTCACCAGAGCAATGTGCAAGGCGACATCCCAGTGCACAAGCCTCGCGACAACTCACCATGGAGTGGTGTGAACGCCGCTTGCTGGCACGCATTCATCGTAAAACACTCGATGGCTTTCGCCGTCAAATCCAGCCCGCGGACCCACACAACTTTATTCGCTTTTTGATGCGCTGGCATCATCTGTCCCCCGGCACACACTGGCATGGCCACGTCGGATTCCGCAAAGCCCTCGCTCAGTTGCAAGGCATTGAAATAGCCGCCGGATTGTGGGAAAGCCGCATCTTGCCGGCGCGGTGCGACAAATACAACCCAATGTGGCTCGATGAGCTTTCGATGTCGGGCGAACTGGCCTGGGGACGCTTATGTTCGCCGAAGAAAGACGCCGCCGCCGGACCATGCAGCGCGGCCATCACACGCGCCGCGCCAATCTCGCTCTTCTTCCGCGAGAACCTCGGCTGGCTCTTGCCGCGCGATCGTGCGTCGGCCGAAGCCAATTGCCGCGCAGGTGCTGCCGTCGTGCTCGATGCACTGCGACAGCGAGGCGCGCTCTTTCAGCACGAACTGATGGCACTCACGGGCTTGTTGCCTGCGCAACTTGACGAAGCACTCCACGAACTTGCCTCCCTGGGACTCGTTTCCGCAGACGCCTTCACTGCGGTGCGCACCATATCTGGCAGTTCAACCGACCGCCGTCGAATAGAGAAGCGCCGCCGCTTGCACCGCCTCCGCCGCCAATTCACCGCGTCGCCCTCCGGACGCTGGTCGATCTTCCCTGGTATTGTTACTCCGACGGACGACGAACAAGCGACGACCGGTTGGGCGTGGCAACTTCTCCGCCGCTGGGGCGTCGTATTTCGCGACCTGCTGGCGCGCGAATCGGCCGCTCCACCCTGGTGTCGGCTCGTTCAGATCTATCGCCGTTTGGAAGCCCGCGGCGAAATTCGCGGCGGGCGATTTGTCCGCGGCGTCTCCGGTGAGCAATATGCGACGCCCGAAGCGGTGGAATCGCTGCGAAGCGTACGCGATGAATCGCCGGACGACAGGATCGCCGTGCTGGCCGCGGCCGACCCTGTGAATCTCTGCGGCCTAATTACGGATGAGCCACGCGTACCGATCACTCACACCAACACGGTCGCCATCCGCAACGGCGAATTAATCGCCCACTGCCAGTCCGGCCAGACGCAATGGTTCGTCGAACCGCCGAGCCGCGAAGCCGACGAAGTGAACCGCCGACTGCGGCTGCAATATCATCTGGCGGAGGACGATGCCGCCGCTGCGCTCAGCCGCTGACAATCGTGGAATCGACAATCTGCCAGATCCTTGACTGGCCATTCAATATTCAGGCGTACCGGGCCATTCAACCGTGCGACGAACAAAGCGCTGGCGAACCATCTTACGATCCGTCAGCTTGCCACGCCGGTGAGAAAGCCTTTCAACTGCTCGCTGCGAACCGGATGCTGCAGCTTTTCGACTGCCTTGGCTTCGATCTGGCGCACCCGCTCGCGCGTCACTTTGAATATGCGGCCGACTTCTTCGAGCGTGTATGTGTAGCCGTCTCCCAGGCCATAGCGCAGGCGGATAATTTCTCGCTCACGGTAGGTCAAGGTTTTCAACAGACCTTCGATCCGTTGCCGCAAGATGCTATTGCCGGCCGAATGGATCGGGCTTTCCGTGCCGCCGTCTTCGATGAATTCGCCAAAGCTGCTGTCTTCGCTCTCGCCGACGGGGCGATCGAGACTGACTGGATGCCGGCCGATATTCAACACACGTCGGGTTTCCTCCAGCTCGACGCCGGACGCGACCGACACCTCTTCGATCGTCGGTTCTCGACCGAATTGCTGCTGCAATTGCTTGGAAACGTTCCGTAGCTTCGAGAGTACGTCGATCATGTGAACCGGAATGCGAATCGTGCGGGCCTGATCGGCAATCGCACGGGTGATCGCCTGCCGAATCCACCAGGTTGCATAAGTGCTGAACTTGAAGCCGCGGCGATATTCGTACTTATCGACCGCCCGCATCAATCCCGTATTTCCTTCTTGAATCAAATCCAAGAAGCTCAGGCCGCGATTGCGGTACTTTTTGGCGATGCTCACCACCAGCCGTAGGTTGCCGCTGGAGAGTTGTCGCTTCACTTGCTCGTAGTCGACAAACTGCCGGGTCACCGTTTCGAGCCGATTCCGCAGGCTGCGTGGGCTTTCCAGGGTAATCATCAAGAGATTGCGCAATTCGCGACGGTACTGGCGACGCTCGTCTTCCCTCGTCGGATCGCCGGCCAATTCCAAGATGCGGCCGCGCAGAAAATCCATACGCCGCGAAAATTCACGCAATTGCTTCACGAGCGGCTGTACTCGACGGGTGCGCAAACTCAACTCTTCGACCAACTGCAACGCCTTTCGCCGCCGTCGACAGAACCGCTTGCGCGATTCGCTCCATTCAGCGCGATCAGTGCTGTTGCGGATCAACTTGCGAAAATCGTCGCGATTGGCCTGCCGAATCTGACCCAGTGTCTTCAAATTGTGTGGCATGCGCGCCATGATTTGCTCTTTGGTAAGCCGCTCGGTCAACGAAACCTTAATGGTTCGATCGAAGGGTAACGTGCCGCTATAGACTTTGTTGAGGATGTCAATCGTCGCTTGCATCGCAAAGTTGCATCCTAGCACCGAGCGGCGGAAACGCTTCCGCGTCACTTCGA
This window encodes:
- a CDS encoding sigma-70 family RNA polymerase sigma factor, with the translated sequence MDRSNTDLQALVALGKTQGYLTYDQVNSYLPDEAANPDKLDNLLMALDEAGIELQNDPPGDGGKSSDGSNRESNAAEEAGPLLTAEELPKLSDDPIRMYLSQMAIIPLLTREQEISLAKKIEVTRKRFRRSVLGCNFAMQATIDILNKVYSGTLPFDRTIKVSLTERLTKEQIMARMPHNLKTLGQIRQANRDDFRKLIRNSTDRAEWSESRKRFCRRRRKALQLVEELSLRTRRVQPLVKQLREFSRRMDFLRGRILELAGDPTREDERRQYRRELRNLLMITLESPRSLRNRLETVTRQFVDYEQVKRQLSSGNLRLVVSIAKKYRNRGLSFLDLIQEGNTGLMRAVDKYEYRRGFKFSTYATWWIRQAITRAIADQARTIRIPVHMIDVLSKLRNVSKQLQQQFGREPTIEEVSVASGVELEETRRVLNIGRHPVSLDRPVGESEDSSFGEFIEDGGTESPIHSAGNSILRQRIEGLLKTLTYREREIIRLRYGLGDGYTYTLEEVGRIFKVTRERVRQIEAKAVEKLQHPVRSEQLKGFLTGVAS